One region of Bdellovibrio bacteriovorus genomic DNA includes:
- a CDS encoding ExbD/TolR family protein translates to MAFKDGGNDNEAIADINVVPLVDIILVVLIIFMVTAPMFMKPTINVNLPKAASGDQTAPSKLNIALTADGRINLNGSFVTEADVQAKAQEEVAKNADVQAIISADKDVPHGKVVGVLDVVKGSGVKKFAISIDKK, encoded by the coding sequence ATGGCATTTAAAGACGGTGGAAATGATAACGAAGCCATAGCGGACATAAACGTTGTTCCGCTCGTGGATATCATCCTGGTGGTTCTGATCATCTTCATGGTGACAGCGCCTATGTTCATGAAGCCAACGATCAATGTGAATTTGCCTAAAGCGGCCAGCGGCGATCAAACGGCTCCAAGTAAATTGAACATCGCTCTGACAGCTGACGGAAGAATCAATTTGAATGGTTCCTTCGTCACCGAGGCTGACGTGCAGGCAAAAGCGCAAGAAGAAGTGGCGAAGAATGCTGATGTGCAAGCCATTATCTCTGCAGATAAAGATGTTCCGCACGGAAAAGTCGTCGGAGTCCTTGATGTCGTCAAGGGTTCTGGAGTGAAGAAGTTTGCCATTAGTATCGATAAAAAATAA
- the truA gene encoding tRNA pseudouridine(38-40) synthase TruA, protein MLTKVKFTVAYDGTGFCGWQKQKQEDQISVGHVIERALEKVFAEKITLFASGRTDAGVHALNQVCHFSTHRKIDPAKKWDFCWALNSQLPPSIVVKRAWIAPEEFHATLSATHKTYRYLILNRPRPSAHLARYMAWERKPIDIRHLISSSEFLLGNHDFKSFQSVGTPVLDTEREIYQADWEWRRPDVLQFTVTGNGFLKQMVRNIVGTSLMLEKKGLDPQEMERILSLKDRRKAGPPAPAEGLYLMKVYYPQDLDNGCIEL, encoded by the coding sequence ATGTTGACGAAAGTGAAATTCACCGTGGCCTATGACGGCACCGGGTTCTGCGGCTGGCAGAAGCAAAAACAAGAAGACCAGATTTCAGTGGGCCATGTGATCGAAAGGGCCTTAGAGAAGGTTTTTGCTGAAAAGATCACTTTGTTCGCTTCCGGCCGTACCGATGCCGGTGTTCATGCCTTGAACCAAGTTTGCCACTTTTCTACGCATCGCAAGATTGATCCAGCTAAAAAATGGGACTTCTGCTGGGCTTTGAATTCTCAATTGCCTCCATCCATCGTCGTGAAAAGGGCCTGGATTGCCCCGGAAGAGTTTCACGCGACGTTGTCGGCGACCCACAAGACATATAGATATCTGATCTTGAACCGTCCTCGCCCCAGTGCTCATCTGGCCCGTTACATGGCTTGGGAGCGCAAGCCTATCGACATCCGTCATTTGATCTCAAGTTCTGAATTTCTTTTGGGAAATCATGACTTTAAGAGCTTTCAATCGGTCGGAACGCCGGTTTTAGATACCGAGCGCGAGATCTATCAGGCGGATTGGGAGTGGCGTCGTCCTGACGTTCTTCAATTTACGGTCACCGGAAACGGCTTTTTAAAGCAGATGGTGCGTAATATTGTGGGAACCTCATTAATGTTAGAGAAAAAAGGCTTAGATCCCCAAGAGATGGAGCGCATTTTAAGCCTGAAAGACCGCCGAAAAGCCGGTCCCCCAGCCCCTGCGGAAGGCCTTTATTTAATGAAGGTTTATTATCCCCAGGACCTTGACAATGGGTGTATAGAACTTTAA
- the rpsI gene encoding 30S ribosomal protein S9, which yields MAAADKFYYATGRRKTSSARVFLKPGKGNITINGKKSDDYLSRMQSRMVIVQPLDLLGQLGKFDAKITVSGGGESGQAGAIRLGITRALIAFNAEFKGTLKKAGFVMRDPRMVERKKYGKAGARRRFQYSKR from the coding sequence ATGGCAGCAGCAGATAAATTCTATTATGCAACTGGAAGAAGAAAAACGAGCTCTGCGCGCGTTTTCTTGAAGCCTGGTAAAGGCAACATCACAATCAACGGAAAAAAATCTGATGATTATTTGAGCCGTATGCAATCACGCATGGTGATCGTACAGCCTCTTGATCTATTGGGCCAACTTGGCAAGTTCGACGCTAAAATCACTGTTTCTGGTGGTGGTGAGTCTGGACAAGCTGGTGCAATCCGTTTGGGTATCACTCGTGCTTTGATCGCTTTCAATGCGGAGTTCAAAGGAACTCTTAAGAAAGCTGGATTCGTTATGCGTGATCCTCGTATGGTTGAGCGTAAAAAATACGGTAAAGCCGGCGCTCGTCGTAGATTCCAATACTCTAAACGTTAA
- a CDS encoding MotA/TolQ/ExbB proton channel family protein has protein sequence MLTEKIFTVAHLADQVVLWILLVLSVLSIGMILERYFALKKIAAESQRVRARIKLALQSNSLDDVEDLAKDPNSVEGRAAGYALKHMRESGSRGLEEIFNTFALTERPELEKFLGFLATVGSNAPYIGLFGTVLGIMKAFNDLATAPEAGQQTVMAGISMALVATAAGLFVAIPAVAFYNYYSKQVKSIFQNLESVKELCLAYAKKKGV, from the coding sequence ATGCTCACAGAAAAAATATTTACGGTAGCTCACCTGGCAGATCAGGTCGTTTTATGGATCTTACTTGTGCTCAGTGTGCTTAGCATCGGCATGATTTTAGAACGTTACTTCGCACTTAAAAAAATCGCTGCGGAATCTCAACGCGTTCGCGCGCGCATCAAACTTGCTTTGCAAAGCAACAGTCTTGATGATGTTGAAGATCTTGCGAAGGATCCAAACTCTGTCGAGGGTCGCGCCGCAGGTTACGCTTTGAAACACATGCGTGAATCGGGCAGCCGTGGTCTTGAAGAAATCTTCAACACATTCGCTTTGACTGAAAGACCCGAGCTTGAAAAATTCTTGGGCTTCTTGGCAACTGTTGGTTCGAACGCTCCGTACATCGGTCTTTTTGGTACGGTTCTAGGAATCATGAAAGCCTTCAACGATTTGGCGACAGCTCCAGAAGCAGGACAACAAACGGTGATGGCCGGGATTTCAATGGCCCTTGTGGCAACAGCGGCAGGTCTTTTCGTGGCGATTCCCGCAGTTGCGTTTTACAACTACTACAGCAAACAAGTGAAAAGCATTTTCCAAAACTTAGAGAGCGTTAAAGAACTTTGCCTTGCTTATGCGAAGAAAAAAGGTGTTTAA
- a CDS encoding immunoglobulin domain-containing protein: MNTRILKKIRKFRVFSGLLIMSLTVLSFQNCAPAPMEEKTEGSTSSSSTSKDSSIWNSRPSSGGGNGVTIGGGGSSGGGGTVGVGSGSSGGNTGSGGGSVGVGSGGSGGSSGGGVNPGGGGTPSQTGFRIVTQPQGVTVQEGAQYSLEVLVTGGTQPYTYQWYKDSKAMTGVWGTYSFISDSATSYSKEGTYYVIVKDAAGKSVQSTLARVSISEPAVGCTAGSYFTFTEAAYDAAYGYFPEYFDGPRGKFLLHSSYDTLNFLYNNRNFTKLSDYNVPANLSYLQQTTVSCRTTIPRIHTPQPNPSYQYDSGYGRYDDNGYWTYHGRISFECRNKKLKLLTNTCQWVHNPNYDNGNGGGGN, from the coding sequence ATGAACACGCGTATTCTCAAAAAGATCCGCAAATTTCGCGTTTTCTCTGGTCTTTTGATCATGTCCCTCACAGTTTTGTCGTTCCAAAACTGTGCTCCTGCTCCTATGGAAGAAAAAACAGAAGGTTCAACTTCTAGTTCATCGACTAGCAAAGATTCATCTATATGGAACTCTCGTCCCTCAAGTGGTGGAGGTAATGGCGTTACCATTGGTGGAGGCGGATCTTCGGGCGGTGGTGGCACCGTGGGGGTCGGCAGCGGATCTTCGGGTGGAAACACCGGTTCTGGTGGCGGAAGTGTCGGTGTTGGTAGCGGCGGCTCCGGCGGATCTTCAGGTGGCGGCGTAAATCCTGGCGGAGGCGGAACTCCCAGTCAGACGGGATTTCGTATCGTCACTCAACCTCAAGGTGTGACGGTGCAAGAAGGCGCTCAATACAGTCTTGAAGTCCTCGTAACGGGCGGGACTCAACCGTATACCTATCAATGGTACAAAGACAGCAAAGCCATGACAGGTGTATGGGGCACTTATAGTTTTATCAGTGACAGTGCGACCAGCTATTCTAAAGAGGGAACTTATTACGTTATCGTGAAAGATGCGGCCGGCAAGAGTGTGCAAAGTACCTTAGCGCGTGTTTCGATCTCAGAGCCTGCGGTTGGCTGTACTGCGGGATCTTATTTCACGTTCACTGAAGCGGCTTACGATGCTGCGTATGGATACTTTCCAGAATATTTCGATGGCCCGCGCGGAAAATTTCTTCTGCACTCCAGTTATGACACTTTAAACTTCCTTTATAACAATCGTAACTTCACGAAACTTTCTGATTACAACGTACCAGCCAATTTATCTTACTTACAGCAAACAACAGTGTCTTGCCGCACTACGATCCCCCGCATTCACACGCCTCAACCCAATCCTTCTTATCAATATGATTCGGGCTATGGACGCTATGACGACAACGGTTATTGGACTTATCACGGTCGCATCAGTTTTGAATGTCGCAACAAAAAATTGAAACTACTTACGAATACTTGTCAGTGGGTGCACAACCCGAACTACGACAACGGTAACGGCGGCGGCGGGAATTAA
- a CDS encoding diacylglycerol/polyprenol kinase family protein — translation MSGVSVMFLAYVYLPPAVSMTILVAAWLMFVPFDFLRQKNAALNDWAVHAFKPIMRQSEVKKLAGTTFLLSGVLLVDILFPRQIVALTLLFLAFADPIASYFGILYGKDKIFGHKSIQGFMAAFFVCAALTFFYLLYHNYLMDRIVVVSLFAGLVGAFAELIPIGKLDDNLTLPVMSAVGLTILFYFFGFFATVG, via the coding sequence ATGTCGGGAGTCTCCGTGATGTTCCTTGCGTACGTCTATCTTCCGCCTGCTGTATCTATGACAATTCTTGTGGCCGCTTGGTTGATGTTTGTTCCTTTCGATTTTTTGCGTCAAAAAAATGCAGCTTTGAATGATTGGGCCGTTCACGCGTTCAAGCCCATCATGCGCCAAAGCGAAGTGAAAAAGTTGGCAGGTACAACGTTTTTGCTTTCCGGTGTTCTTCTTGTAGATATTTTGTTTCCTCGCCAGATCGTAGCTTTGACTTTGTTGTTCCTGGCTTTCGCGGATCCGATCGCAAGTTACTTTGGAATTTTGTACGGGAAAGATAAAATCTTTGGACATAAATCAATCCAAGGTTTCATGGCGGCGTTCTTTGTTTGTGCGGCGCTGACTTTCTTCTACTTGCTATATCACAATTATCTAATGGATCGCATCGTGGTGGTCAGTTTGTTCGCCGGTCTTGTCGGCGCGTTCGCAGAGCTTATTCCTATTGGCAAGCTTGATGACAACCTCACTTTGCCTGTGATGAGCGCCGTTGGCCTCACCATCCTGTTTTATTTCTTTGGATTTTTTGCCACTGTAGGATAA
- a CDS encoding CFI-box-CTERM domain-containing protein produces MKLSVITAASIFLLSFNSHATMTLNSISGDSNRDLSDPAKPIIYAGFTPAVACTGDGSFTCDSCTGTSAGGKLFSCNKTSAYPNLRLVIQMTSTNTTGTVYAKIGEDDVSSTLPWTFDSGVLTFQATWAEICQAAGVGNCDSSMNKDLVVGINTTSGGSATTDSMTFRLNTRVAAADASDSFYTDCNTAAVANNQGFCHFNVFPGDEKLYVENMVYSDGYPASPAPGVEFRSVVFFYEPFVTDDNTTIASISNASSMFELPVNRSANPPIVDDRVDGLVNGQRYCMVMANMDMTGVISFFTPIPGTSGSPVTAAELCGTPAAVVGLLDDKSCFIATAAFGSQMAPEVESFREFRNKFLLPNKWGKAFVKFYYKHSPYYANMIAESEIAKTAVRAALWPLLLFARASVALGFWTAFALLSLGGLTIYGLYRRLILGRRFRGEL; encoded by the coding sequence ATGAAGCTTTCGGTAATCACGGCAGCCAGCATTTTCCTTCTTTCGTTCAATAGTCATGCGACCATGACATTGAATTCTATTTCTGGCGATTCAAATCGTGATCTTTCTGATCCAGCTAAACCTATTATTTATGCGGGATTTACTCCGGCGGTAGCTTGTACTGGCGACGGGTCTTTTACATGCGACAGCTGCACAGGAACTTCTGCGGGCGGAAAACTTTTTTCGTGTAATAAAACCAGCGCTTATCCCAATCTTCGTTTAGTCATTCAAATGACTTCGACGAATACGACGGGGACGGTTTACGCGAAAATTGGTGAAGACGATGTCAGCTCTACTTTGCCTTGGACTTTCGACAGTGGTGTTCTGACGTTCCAAGCGACCTGGGCTGAAATCTGCCAAGCTGCGGGTGTAGGCAATTGCGATAGCAGCATGAATAAGGATTTGGTTGTTGGAATCAACACGACATCCGGGGGATCGGCGACGACGGATTCAATGACTTTCCGGTTGAACACGCGAGTGGCTGCAGCGGATGCTTCGGATTCTTTCTACACAGATTGCAATACGGCTGCGGTGGCCAACAACCAGGGGTTTTGTCACTTCAATGTCTTTCCGGGCGATGAAAAACTTTACGTCGAAAACATGGTTTACTCTGATGGGTATCCGGCTTCACCGGCTCCCGGTGTTGAATTCCGTTCGGTTGTTTTCTTTTACGAACCTTTTGTCACTGATGACAATACGACGATCGCAAGTATCAGCAACGCTTCTTCGATGTTTGAACTTCCAGTGAATCGTTCCGCAAATCCTCCGATTGTTGATGACCGCGTGGATGGACTCGTCAATGGTCAGCGTTATTGCATGGTCATGGCGAACATGGATATGACCGGAGTGATTTCTTTCTTTACTCCAATTCCCGGAACTTCAGGATCGCCAGTAACCGCTGCTGAACTTTGTGGTACTCCGGCGGCGGTGGTGGGCTTACTTGATGATAAAAGCTGCTTTATTGCCACTGCGGCCTTCGGCAGTCAGATGGCGCCTGAAGTGGAAAGCTTCCGTGAATTTCGTAATAAGTTCCTTCTTCCCAATAAATGGGGAAAGGCCTTTGTTAAGTTCTATTACAAACACAGTCCTTATTACGCCAACATGATCGCTGAAAGTGAAATCGCGAAAACAGCAGTCCGCGCGGCTTTGTGGCCTTTGCTTTTATTTGCACGTGCCAGTGTGGCTTTGGGATTCTGGACTGCCTTTGCACTTCTTTCTTTGGGTGGTTTGACTATTTATGGTCTTTATCGCCGTTTGATTTTAGGCCGTCGATTTCGAGGTGAACTGTGA
- the pssA gene encoding CDP-diacylglycerol--serine O-phosphatidyltransferase: MADTHLEKIDSEDAKAQRLAMYIYILPNLMTTGNLFSGFFAVIQSIKGNYLYAAYAIVVAAVFDQLDGRLARLTRSTSKFGAEYDSLCDLVSFGMAPGTLLFLWALQPFGRLGWVACFLFVACGALRLARFNVQANVVEKNYFQGLPIPMAAGIVASSVLAFQDLELEPLGNYGLLIMTILLALVMVSNFRFRSFKDLDLKERLPFRYLILGVGVLVVVALRPEVMLFVLFMGYAALGAVFGVFKLGKNIRKIKPSVYAPAQVHESDLVLEEEEEEAKKDEKKT; this comes from the coding sequence ATGGCAGATACTCATCTAGAAAAAATTGATTCCGAAGATGCCAAAGCACAGCGCTTGGCAATGTATATCTATATTCTTCCGAATTTGATGACGACAGGAAACTTGTTCTCTGGTTTCTTTGCAGTGATTCAATCTATCAAAGGAAATTATCTTTATGCCGCTTATGCGATTGTTGTGGCGGCGGTCTTTGACCAGTTAGATGGTCGTTTGGCACGTTTGACTCGTTCGACAAGTAAGTTCGGTGCCGAGTACGACTCTTTGTGTGACCTTGTCAGCTTCGGTATGGCTCCAGGGACTTTGTTGTTCTTGTGGGCGCTTCAACCCTTTGGTCGTTTGGGTTGGGTGGCGTGTTTCCTTTTCGTAGCCTGCGGAGCTCTTCGTTTGGCGCGTTTCAACGTTCAAGCAAACGTTGTTGAAAAAAACTATTTCCAAGGTTTACCAATTCCAATGGCTGCGGGTATCGTAGCTTCTTCAGTTCTTGCCTTCCAAGATTTGGAATTAGAACCACTAGGTAACTATGGTCTTTTGATCATGACGATCCTTTTGGCGCTAGTGATGGTAAGTAACTTCCGCTTCCGTAGCTTTAAAGATTTAGATCTGAAAGAGCGTCTTCCATTCCGCTACCTGATTTTGGGGGTCGGTGTTTTGGTTGTCGTTGCTCTTCGCCCTGAAGTGATGCTGTTCGTGCTTTTCATGGGTTATGCCGCTTTGGGTGCAGTTTTCGGTGTCTTCAAGCTTGGAAAGAACATTCGTAAAATTAAGCCCAGTGTGTATGCTCCCGCGCAAGTACACGAGAGTGACTTAGTCCTCGAAGAAGAGGAAGAAGAGGCGAAGAAAGATGAAAAGAAAACTTAA
- a CDS encoding aspartate-semialdehyde dehydrogenase — MKRKLKVGVVGATGMVGQTFMKLLEERSFPIQELRPFASENSLGKKIDLQGASWPVQVLKEGCFDGLDLVFFSSGDDISKEWAPKAVKAGAFAVDNSAAFRMDPNTVLVVPEVNGNLVTKDSKPQIIANPNCSTIQLVVALKPLLDKFGLEEVRVSTYQAVSGAGQGGYDELMEQTSNHKDDHQPKTFPHTILFNCIPQIGSFNDEGYCSEEVKIMKETRKILGQDKLKVSAFTVRIPALNAHSESVWVTLNKEVSRDQIMATLSEFKGIVLQDDPKKSVYPLARDVSGKDPVYVGRVHRDPENPKMWLMWVVSDNIRKGAALNGIQIAEQIFFS; from the coding sequence ATGAAAAGAAAACTTAAAGTCGGAGTTGTTGGCGCTACCGGCATGGTAGGCCAAACTTTCATGAAACTTCTTGAAGAGCGCAGTTTTCCCATCCAGGAACTGCGCCCTTTTGCATCTGAGAACTCATTAGGAAAAAAGATCGACCTGCAAGGGGCTTCTTGGCCCGTGCAAGTTCTTAAAGAAGGTTGCTTCGACGGCCTTGATCTTGTGTTCTTTTCTTCGGGTGATGATATTTCCAAAGAGTGGGCGCCGAAGGCTGTGAAAGCCGGGGCTTTTGCCGTCGATAACTCTGCCGCTTTCCGTATGGATCCCAACACTGTTTTGGTAGTTCCTGAAGTGAACGGCAACTTGGTGACTAAAGATTCCAAGCCGCAAATCATTGCTAATCCAAACTGCTCAACCATCCAGTTGGTTGTGGCACTAAAACCACTTTTAGATAAATTTGGTTTAGAAGAAGTGCGAGTCAGCACTTATCAAGCGGTGAGTGGTGCCGGTCAAGGCGGTTACGACGAATTGATGGAACAGACGTCAAACCACAAAGACGATCACCAACCAAAAACTTTCCCGCATACGATTCTTTTCAACTGTATCCCGCAAATCGGGTCCTTTAACGACGAGGGATACTGCAGTGAAGAAGTAAAGATCATGAAAGAGACACGTAAGATCCTGGGTCAGGACAAATTGAAAGTTTCGGCTTTCACGGTTCGTATCCCAGCACTGAACGCGCACAGTGAGTCCGTATGGGTGACTCTAAATAAAGAAGTCAGCCGCGATCAGATCATGGCCACTCTTTCCGAATTCAAAGGCATCGTCCTTCAAGATGACCCTAAGAAGAGCGTTTATCCTTTGGCCCGCGATGTTTCTGGAAAAGATCCTGTTTACGTGGGACGCGTGCATCGCGATCCTGAAAACCCAAAAATGTGGTTGATGTGGGTTGTTTCGGACAACATCCGTAAAGGGGCTGCTCTGAATGGCATCCAAATCGCTGAACAAATCTTCTTCAGTTAA
- the rplM gene encoding 50S ribosomal protein L13, translating to MKTFNAKADEVERKWWIVDAADQKVGRVATTVANILRGKNKPIFTPNVDTGDFVVVINTDKMELSGTKWDDKKYYRHSRFFGSLKEMTAAQAKEKDSTFIIHEAVRGMLPTNKLSRQVIMKMKAYTGAEHPHAAQKPALYTLPSKK from the coding sequence ATGAAAACTTTCAATGCAAAAGCAGATGAAGTTGAAAGAAAATGGTGGATCGTTGATGCCGCTGACCAAAAGGTCGGTCGTGTAGCGACAACTGTTGCAAACATTCTTCGTGGAAAGAACAAACCTATTTTCACTCCTAACGTTGATACTGGCGACTTCGTTGTTGTTATCAACACGGACAAAATGGAGCTTTCTGGAACTAAGTGGGATGACAAAAAATACTACCGTCACTCTCGCTTCTTCGGTTCTCTGAAAGAGATGACTGCAGCTCAAGCGAAAGAGAAAGATTCTACTTTCATCATTCACGAAGCTGTTCGCGGAATGCTTCCTACAAACAAGCTTTCTCGCCAAGTTATCATGAAAATGAAGGCATACACTGGTGCTGAGCATCCTCATGCTGCTCAAAAGCCAGCTCTTTACACACTTCCTTCTAAGAAGTAA
- a CDS encoding L,D-transpeptidase family protein — protein MKKLILLAGLFITSLSFAQTRYCDDIQRVDNFPRLNSDQFKRFGLDKKNKIDRILVSKDRKELYLLSKDVVVKSYRVAFGLVPEGHKQFEGDYKTPEGIYYIDGKNPKSAYYLSLHVSYPNKQDLEYAKSKGKSAGGDIMIHGFPNASSRPDFNKFVGAIHPSNWTAGCIAVTDQEIYEIYNLVQQGTTIEICKMTPKPPKPQEPQVPQEPTEPEAPEQTASK, from the coding sequence ATGAAAAAACTTATTCTTCTTGCCGGATTATTCATTACGTCTTTGTCATTCGCACAAACTCGCTACTGTGATGACATTCAACGTGTCGACAACTTTCCTCGTCTGAATTCAGACCAGTTTAAGCGCTTCGGTTTGGATAAAAAGAACAAGATCGACCGCATCCTTGTGAGTAAAGATCGCAAAGAGCTTTATCTTTTGAGCAAAGATGTTGTGGTGAAGTCTTACAGGGTCGCTTTCGGACTTGTCCCTGAAGGTCACAAACAATTTGAGGGAGACTACAAAACGCCGGAAGGTATCTACTACATCGATGGCAAGAATCCGAAGAGTGCTTATTATCTTTCTCTTCATGTCTCTTATCCGAATAAGCAAGATCTTGAGTATGCGAAGTCTAAAGGGAAGTCCGCTGGCGGCGACATCATGATTCACGGATTCCCGAATGCTTCATCTCGCCCGGATTTTAATAAGTTTGTCGGCGCTATCCATCCGAGCAATTGGACGGCGGGCTGTATCGCGGTGACCGATCAGGAGATCTATGAAATCTACAACCTGGTTCAGCAGGGAACGACGATTGAGATCTGTAAGATGACTCCGAAACCACCAAAACCTCAAGAACCTCAGGTGCCGCAAGAGCCGACAGAGCCTGAAGCTCCCGAACAAACGGCTTCAAAGTAA
- a CDS encoding hybrid sensor histidine kinase/response regulator — MKKKLTLVHIFLLNQLTTTLVLLLVIVVYGTHLFISEQRAIRERMDPALSREVERTNNEISSLEANVQRLKSIVDLFEVMPPSIRVEKFRSFAAMTIAPHSTQFNAYFALGPELAKKYFGKSSYVYVVLRDYSLFANTRYNDPQYFIHEEFLAPGYNTDPDMQWWHMNEKNVGINFSDFYFDKGYMEKVMFSTTTGTYKDGKLVAVVGIDTLAGDIAHRLGAFRLGETGGVIIVDNHGRPVLPLIARDLPLIDFKYLRAFSRDEFKKLPTLSQKVFNIQGAKLQDFAGADGKTYITYSKPIKGRPWHMVIYQEKSEAYSGLYFRMFFFGFVAMAAYFLLTLMVWLTGKYVVNQDKVVLKELLESRDKAEAATKTKSLFLSTMSHEIRTPLNSMLGSSELLAETPLTLEQNELLRSLQSSGETLLSMLNNILDFSKFESGRMQLEKREFLLSDLVREVDALVATSILRKGLKFYFHGPEQDRWIVGDSLRLKQVLMNLLGNAVKFTDRGSIELTIQPYPGKDSESEYFLFEVKDTGLGIAKENLRKIFDEFGQEDSSVTRRFGGTGLGLSISKKIVQEMGGELHCESEQYMGSRFYFSVQMQSRKAENWNVRWTTKMSAALTKEIKKSVSENQRRILIVDDMEENHTLLKAYIRKLDNIHADSAFNGYECLEKWERNDYDLIFMDVQMPEMSGLDTIRKLRDLERIQERKRTPVIVISANSFAEDIEKSLAAGADNHAGKPVRKQTVIELVQKYCVSEAETPSVNS, encoded by the coding sequence ATGAAGAAAAAGCTGACTCTTGTCCATATTTTCTTGCTCAATCAGCTGACAACGACACTGGTTCTGTTGCTAGTGATCGTCGTATATGGCACTCATTTATTTATTTCAGAGCAGCGTGCGATCCGCGAAAGAATGGATCCTGCTTTAAGTCGCGAAGTTGAAAGAACCAATAACGAAATCTCCAGCCTTGAAGCCAATGTGCAGCGGCTAAAAAGTATCGTGGATCTTTTTGAGGTGATGCCACCGTCCATAAGAGTCGAAAAGTTTCGCAGCTTTGCGGCGATGACGATTGCTCCGCATTCAACACAATTCAATGCCTATTTTGCTTTAGGACCTGAACTTGCAAAAAAGTATTTCGGAAAAAGTTCCTACGTCTATGTAGTTCTTCGTGATTACTCTTTATTTGCGAACACTCGTTACAATGACCCCCAGTATTTCATTCATGAAGAATTCCTGGCACCGGGCTACAACACGGACCCCGACATGCAGTGGTGGCACATGAACGAAAAAAATGTCGGAATTAATTTTTCAGATTTCTATTTCGACAAAGGCTACATGGAAAAAGTCATGTTCAGCACGACCACCGGCACTTACAAGGACGGCAAGTTAGTGGCTGTTGTGGGAATTGATACCTTGGCCGGAGACATTGCACACCGTTTAGGTGCATTTCGACTGGGCGAAACTGGCGGAGTAATCATCGTCGATAATCATGGTCGCCCTGTTTTACCTTTGATTGCACGCGATCTACCCTTAATAGATTTCAAATACCTAAGAGCTTTTAGCCGAGACGAGTTTAAGAAACTGCCGACGCTTTCACAGAAAGTATTTAATATTCAAGGAGCAAAGCTTCAGGATTTTGCCGGTGCCGATGGCAAAACATATATCACCTACTCTAAGCCCATCAAAGGTCGTCCTTGGCATATGGTGATCTATCAAGAAAAGTCCGAAGCCTATTCAGGACTTTATTTCCGGATGTTCTTCTTTGGCTTTGTTGCCATGGCGGCGTACTTTCTGCTGACGCTCATGGTGTGGTTGACCGGAAAGTACGTTGTCAATCAGGACAAAGTGGTCTTAAAGGAACTGCTAGAATCCCGTGATAAGGCAGAAGCGGCGACAAAAACGAAGTCTTTGTTCTTGTCGACGATGAGCCATGAGATTCGCACACCTTTAAACTCAATGCTCGGCTCTTCCGAATTGTTGGCCGAAACTCCGCTGACCTTAGAGCAAAATGAGCTTCTGCGCTCTTTGCAAAGTTCGGGAGAAACACTTTTAAGCATGCTCAACAATATCTTGGATTTTTCAAAGTTCGAGTCGGGGCGTATGCAGTTGGAAAAGCGCGAGTTTTTACTCAGTGATCTTGTGCGTGAAGTGGATGCCTTGGTTGCGACATCGATTCTTCGTAAAGGTTTAAAGTTCTATTTCCACGGACCCGAGCAGGATCGTTGGATTGTCGGTGATTCTTTGCGTTTAAAACAAGTTCTGATGAATCTGCTAGGAAATGCGGTGAAATTCACTGATCGCGGAAGTATCGAACTGACCATTCAGCCTTACCCCGGAAAAGACTCCGAATCAGAGTATTTTCTGTTTGAAGTGAAAGACACCGGATTAGGAATCGCAAAAGAAAATCTTCGTAAGATCTTCGATGAATTTGGTCAGGAGGATTCCTCAGTCACGCGTCGTTTTGGTGGGACGGGATTAGGTTTGAGTATTTCCAAAAAGATCGTACAGGAAATGGGTGGCGAACTGCACTGTGAAAGTGAACAGTACATGGGCTCACGCTTTTATTTCTCTGTGCAGATGCAAAGTCGAAAAGCCGAAAACTGGAATGTCCGGTGGACGACAAAAATGAGTGCCGCGCTGACGAAAGAAATCAAAAAGTCTGTTTCCGAAAATCAGCGTCGCATCCTTATTGTGGACGACATGGAAGAAAATCACACTCTTCTAAAAGCGTACATCCGCAAGTTAGATAATATCCACGCGGATTCCGCTTTTAATGGCTACGAGTGTTTAGAAAAATGGGAGCGTAACGACTACGATCTTATCTTCATGGATGTTCAGATGCCTGAAATGTCTGGTCTTGATACGATCCGCAAGCTGCGTGATCTGGAGCGAATTCAAGAGCGCAAAAGAACTCCCGTGATTGTTATCTCTGCCAACAGCTTTGCCGAAGATATCGAAAAGAGTCTGGCTGCCGGGGCGGACAATCACGCTGGTAAGCCGGTGCGCAAGCAAACCGTGATCGAATTGGTGCAAAAATACTGCGTTTCTGAAGCCGAAACGCCCTCTGTGAACTCTTAA